A DNA window from Rhodococcus sp. Z13 contains the following coding sequences:
- a CDS encoding HAD-IIA family hydrolase produces MAGVDGVLFDIEGVLVTEWQPVPGAADVMARLRADGIRRAFLTNTTSRTRVRIAQSLTDLGMPVDPDEIVTAVSLTAEHVQQTYPGQRCWVLNDGDIAEDLDGIPLDDTDPEVVILGGAGDVFGHRAISRVADLMLDGVPVVAMHRALSWQASDGLRVDTGVYLAGLEELTRRSVVTVGKPSMRGFLVAAERMGVEPDRMVVVGDDLAGEVLPGQRLGMTGILVRTGKFRQSVLDLAVERPNHVLDSVADLPELLARL; encoded by the coding sequence ATGGCAGGCGTGGACGGTGTGCTGTTCGATATCGAGGGTGTTCTCGTCACGGAGTGGCAGCCCGTCCCGGGCGCGGCGGACGTCATGGCCCGGCTGCGGGCCGACGGGATCCGGCGCGCGTTCCTGACCAACACCACCTCGCGGACCCGCGTCCGGATCGCGCAGAGCCTCACCGATCTCGGGATGCCGGTCGATCCCGACGAGATCGTCACCGCCGTCTCCCTCACCGCCGAGCACGTGCAGCAGACCTATCCGGGTCAGCGGTGCTGGGTGCTCAACGACGGCGATATCGCCGAGGATCTCGACGGGATCCCGCTCGACGACACCGATCCCGAGGTCGTGATCCTCGGCGGTGCGGGCGACGTGTTCGGTCACCGGGCGATCAGCCGCGTCGCCGATCTCATGCTCGACGGGGTGCCCGTGGTCGCGATGCACCGTGCGCTGTCGTGGCAGGCGTCCGACGGGCTGCGCGTCGACACCGGGGTCTATCTCGCCGGGCTCGAGGAGCTCACCCGCCGCTCGGTCGTCACGGTCGGCAAACCGTCGATGCGCGGCTTCCTCGTCGCGGCGGAGCGCATGGGTGTCGAACCGGATCGGATGGTCGTCGTCGGGGACGATCTCGCCGGCGAGGTGCTGCCCGGTCAGCGGCTCGGTATGACGGGAATCCTGGTGCGTACGGGCAAGTTTCGGCAGTCGGTGCTCGACCTCGCGGTCGAGCGGCCGAACCACGTCCTCGATTCCGTGGCGGATCTGCCGGAGCTCCTCGCGCGTCTGTGA
- a CDS encoding ABC transporter ATP-binding protein, protein MLETATRHEPHTEQPQRAPLIEVENLTVRYGRARSGAPVALDGVSLEILEGEVLGVVGESGSGKSTLGKALLGLAPVVGGTITYRGRRIESLAPPQMREFHREMQMIFQDPFGSLNPRMTVREIVAAPLRNFGIMKRDRIDGYVEELLGQVGISKALLDRYPTQFSGGQRQRVGIARALAVSPRFVVADEPVSALDVSIQAQVVNLLVDLQKERNLTMMFVSHDMGVVRHIADRVCVVYLGRIVEIAPADEFFDEPLHPYSRMLLDAVPGHSGAAGDLDRDVPSIPRAATGCRFADICPVVDPMCREVAPPLAERKDGRAVRCHFPDSLSA, encoded by the coding sequence ATGCTTGAAACCGCCACGCGACACGAACCGCACACGGAGCAGCCCCAGCGTGCACCGCTGATCGAAGTCGAGAACCTGACCGTGCGATACGGCCGCGCCCGTTCGGGTGCCCCGGTCGCGCTCGACGGTGTCTCGCTCGAGATCCTCGAAGGTGAGGTGCTCGGCGTCGTCGGCGAATCCGGCAGCGGGAAGTCCACTCTCGGCAAGGCCTTGCTCGGGCTCGCCCCGGTGGTGGGTGGGACGATCACCTACCGGGGCCGGAGGATCGAGTCGCTCGCGCCGCCGCAGATGCGGGAGTTCCACCGCGAGATGCAGATGATCTTCCAGGACCCCTTCGGTTCGCTCAATCCGCGGATGACCGTCCGCGAGATCGTCGCCGCGCCCCTGCGCAACTTCGGCATCATGAAACGCGATCGCATCGACGGCTACGTCGAGGAACTGCTCGGGCAGGTCGGCATCTCGAAGGCGCTCCTCGACCGCTATCCCACGCAGTTCTCGGGTGGCCAGCGCCAGCGCGTCGGGATCGCCCGGGCCCTGGCCGTGAGCCCGCGCTTCGTCGTCGCCGACGAACCGGTCTCCGCGCTCGACGTGTCGATCCAGGCGCAGGTCGTGAACCTGCTCGTGGACCTGCAGAAGGAACGCAACCTGACGATGATGTTCGTCTCGCACGACATGGGCGTCGTGCGGCACATCGCCGACCGGGTGTGCGTGGTCTATCTGGGGCGGATCGTCGAGATCGCCCCCGCCGACGAGTTCTTCGACGAGCCCCTTCACCCCTACAGCCGCATGCTGCTCGACGCCGTGCCCGGCCACTCCGGGGCCGCCGGTGACCTCGACCGGGACGTGCCGTCGATTCCCCGTGCGGCCACCGGCTGCCGGTTCGCGGACATCTGCCCCGTGGTGGACCCGATGTGCCGCGAGGTGGCGCCGCCGCTGGCGGAACGGAAGGACGGCCGTGCGGTGCGCTGCCACTTCCCGGACTCGCTGAGTGCCTGA
- a CDS encoding ABC transporter permease, whose product MSSSAPPKERSGRKRSGRRIARRPVAVIAWGTAIFFVLLAILGPMLVGTDPLRQDAAPLLPIGSSGHLLGTDDLGRDQLARLVYGARPLVEVSILAAALSCIIGVVLGFVAGYRGGRLDQLLMRFTDLGMAMPSIVLIIIAVAIAGPGAGTLVVGVGIALAPAFARLTRTLALREASKDYVLAARVGGSRLTRTLFREILPNIAGPILVQFVTTLSIAAGFAAGMSYLGLGIQPPTPDWGYMVQAGQEFIYSAPQLVLLPALLTVLFVAACSFVGDDLRDAIDVKDMR is encoded by the coding sequence GTGTCTAGCTCGGCCCCACCGAAGGAACGCTCGGGGCGGAAGCGGTCCGGTCGCCGGATCGCCCGCCGCCCCGTCGCGGTGATCGCCTGGGGCACAGCGATCTTCTTCGTGCTCTTGGCGATCCTCGGGCCGATGCTCGTCGGCACCGATCCGCTCCGCCAGGACGCGGCCCCGCTGCTGCCCATCGGTTCGTCCGGGCACCTGCTCGGCACCGACGATCTCGGCCGCGACCAGCTCGCCCGTCTCGTGTACGGGGCGCGGCCGCTCGTCGAGGTGTCGATCCTGGCCGCGGCACTGAGCTGCATCATCGGCGTCGTGCTCGGTTTCGTCGCGGGCTACCGCGGTGGCCGTCTCGACCAGCTGCTCATGCGGTTCACCGACCTGGGTATGGCCATGCCGTCGATCGTGCTGATCATCATCGCCGTCGCGATCGCCGGCCCCGGTGCCGGCACCCTCGTCGTCGGCGTGGGCATCGCCCTGGCGCCCGCCTTCGCACGACTGACCCGCACGCTCGCGCTGCGGGAGGCGTCGAAGGACTATGTCCTCGCCGCCCGCGTGGGCGGATCGCGGCTGACCCGCACGCTCTTCCGTGAGATCCTGCCGAACATCGCCGGACCGATCCTCGTCCAGTTCGTCACGACGCTGTCGATCGCGGCCGGGTTCGCTGCCGGAATGTCCTATCTGGGACTGGGGATCCAGCCGCCCACGCCCGACTGGGGTTACATGGTCCAGGCCGGCCAGGAGTTCATCTACTCCGCCCCGCAGCTCGTGCTGCTGCCGGCGCTGCTGACGGTGCTGTTCGTGGCCGCCTGCAGTTTCGTCGGCGACGACCTGCGCGATGCCATCGACGTCAAGGACATGCGATGA
- a CDS encoding ABC transporter substrate-binding protein — MVDSTKRTAETPSFSRRSLLRGVGVLGLGLGVTTLAAACGTAQPNGGGSGAGSGGSGGTLTIGIDGTSAIHDPAFYTTLGDWMVVDCVCRGLTFIDFETNEPQPDLAESWTVSEDGRTYTFTLRQGVTFHDGSTLTANDVVRSLSRQFDKNDPTLPTGSSRPLKSIGNNLESIRAVDDSTVELVLQAPDGTVLSKLSDIGGRIMPAAAIEQYGQDIGKNLIGTGPYKLVSSTSGQNVVLEAFDDYYEGAPATRRLVLQQIQDPSTIISSLISGDISATELTPHSSLGQLRGNDKVVVYEPDPSFDAFVIMDVRQPALAELEVRKAINLAIDRKAILEQVFFGVGALPEGYLLPPSVEGYDTSLAGISKSDPAEARRLLESVGASGRRLTLLAASDAWHPRAAQIVEQNLKDIGLEVTVETIDPATFSSRVFDPTSSGHELMIWERNSYVPDPDNLAGEMTISTGVYAGVVGGYNTLPGYAETFDPMVKQARALTNPAERKEIYTALQKKFADEIMGIAMLACASNPVVTGAGVSDLNLAALANHRCFAETARV, encoded by the coding sequence ATGGTGGATTCGACGAAACGCACTGCGGAGACCCCGTCCTTCTCTCGGCGTTCGCTGCTGCGCGGCGTGGGGGTGCTCGGACTCGGACTCGGTGTCACGACTCTCGCCGCGGCGTGCGGCACCGCCCAGCCGAACGGTGGCGGCTCCGGGGCGGGTTCGGGTGGTTCGGGCGGAACCCTGACCATCGGCATCGACGGCACCAGCGCCATCCACGACCCCGCCTTCTACACCACCCTCGGTGACTGGATGGTCGTCGACTGCGTCTGCCGCGGCCTGACCTTCATCGACTTCGAGACCAACGAACCGCAGCCCGATCTCGCCGAGTCCTGGACGGTCAGCGAGGACGGCCGCACCTACACCTTCACCCTGCGCCAGGGCGTCACCTTCCACGACGGCAGCACGCTCACCGCGAACGACGTCGTGCGCTCGCTCAGCCGCCAGTTCGACAAGAACGACCCGACCCTGCCCACCGGCTCGTCGCGGCCGCTCAAGTCCATCGGCAACAACCTCGAGTCCATCCGCGCCGTCGACGACTCCACCGTCGAGCTCGTCCTGCAGGCCCCGGACGGCACCGTGCTGTCGAAGCTGTCCGACATCGGCGGCCGCATCATGCCCGCCGCCGCCATCGAGCAGTACGGCCAGGACATCGGCAAGAACCTCATCGGCACGGGACCGTACAAGCTCGTGTCCTCCACCTCGGGCCAGAACGTCGTGCTCGAGGCGTTCGACGACTACTACGAGGGCGCCCCCGCCACCCGCCGTCTCGTCCTGCAGCAGATCCAGGACCCCTCGACGATCATCTCGTCGCTGATCTCCGGAGACATCTCGGCGACCGAGCTGACCCCGCACTCGTCGCTCGGCCAGTTGCGCGGCAACGACAAGGTCGTCGTCTACGAACCCGACCCGTCCTTCGACGCCTTCGTCATCATGGACGTGCGTCAGCCGGCGCTCGCCGAACTCGAGGTGCGCAAGGCCATCAACCTCGCCATCGACCGCAAGGCCATCCTCGAACAGGTCTTCTTCGGCGTCGGCGCGCTGCCGGAGGGCTACCTGCTGCCGCCGTCCGTGGAGGGCTACGACACCTCCCTCGCCGGCATCAGCAAGAGCGATCCGGCCGAGGCGCGCCGCCTGCTCGAATCCGTCGGCGCGAGCGGCCGCCGCCTCACCCTGCTCGCCGCCTCCGACGCGTGGCACCCTCGCGCCGCCCAGATCGTCGAGCAGAACCTGAAGGACATCGGACTCGAGGTCACGGTCGAGACCATCGACCCGGCGACCTTCTCGTCCCGCGTGTTCGACCCCACCTCGTCCGGCCACGAGCTGATGATCTGGGAGCGCAACTCCTACGTCCCCGATCCCGACAACCTCGCCGGCGAGATGACCATCTCCACCGGTGTCTACGCCGGCGTGGTCGGCGGCTACAACACGCTCCCCGGCTACGCCGAGACCTTCGATCCGATGGTGAAACAGGCCCGCGCCCTCACGAATCCCGCGGAGCGCAAGGAGATCTACACGGCGCTGCAGAAGAAGTTCGCCGACGAGATCATGGGCATCGCGATGCTCGCGTGCGCGAGCAACCCCGTCGTCACCGGAGCGGGGGTGAGCGACCTCAACCTCGCGGCGCTCGCCAACCACCGGTGCTTCGCGGAGACCGCTCGTGTCTAG
- a CDS encoding DUF6764 family protein: MSIRSFRSLLTARRSLRAGVLVALGVASAAVLGTGTAAAAPVTCVSPPSPNEILVSETASCGATATDAFARSYAADSGTAVSVAESAGAAEAHATGFGTALSAARGGGRSFAYALGGGLSHSWAEGPAITLSVAGWGSGATADTTGVTCVGAQSFAVNTATGRWCALGLGSTLR, encoded by the coding sequence TTGTCCATTCGTTCCTTCCGTTCCCTTCTCACCGCCCGCCGCTCGCTCCGTGCCGGCGTGCTGGTCGCCCTGGGCGTGGCCTCGGCCGCGGTCCTCGGCACCGGGACCGCCGCGGCGGCGCCGGTGACGTGCGTGTCGCCGCCCTCGCCGAACGAGATCCTCGTGTCCGAGACGGCCAGCTGCGGCGCGACCGCCACCGACGCCTTCGCCCGCTCCTACGCGGCCGACAGCGGCACCGCGGTGTCGGTGGCCGAGTCGGCCGGCGCCGCGGAGGCCCACGCGACCGGTTTCGGTACCGCCCTGAGCGCGGCGCGCGGCGGTGGCCGTTCCTTCGCCTACGCGCTCGGCGGCGGCCTGAGCCACTCGTGGGCGGAGGGCCCGGCGATCACCCTGTCCGTGGCGGGCTGGGGTTCGGGTGCGACGGCGGACACGACGGGCGTGACGTGCGTGGGTGCGCAGTCCTTCGCGGTCAACACGGCGACCGGTCGGTGGTGCGCCCTCGGGCTGGGGTCCACCCTGCGCTGA
- the groL gene encoding chaperonin GroEL (60 kDa chaperone family; promotes refolding of misfolded polypeptides especially under stressful conditions; forms two stacked rings of heptamers to form a barrel-shaped 14mer; ends can be capped by GroES; misfolded proteins enter the barrel where they are refolded when GroES binds) translates to MAKIIAFDEEARRGLERGLNSLADAVKVTLGPKGRNVVLEKKWGAPTITNDGVSIAKEIELEDPYEKIGAELVKEVAKKTDDVAGDGTTTATVLAQALVREGLRNVAAGANPLGLKRGIEKAVEAVTAKLLDTAKEVETKEQIAATAGISAGDSAIGELIAEAIDKVGKEGVITVEESNTFGLQLELTEGMRFDKGYISLYFATDAERQEAVLEDPYILLVSSKISSVKDLLPLLEKVIQSGKPLLIIAEDVEGEALSTLVLNKIRGTFKSVAVKAPGFGDRRKAMLADIAILTGGEVISEEVGLSLETAGIELLGQARKVVVTKDETTIVEGAGDPDAIAGRVNQIRAEIEASDSDYDREKLQERLAKLAGGVAVIKAGAATEVELKERKHRIEDAVRNAKAAVEEGIVAGGGVALLQAAPVLDDLKLEGDEATGANIVKVALEAPLKQIAFNAGLEPGVVAEKVRNLEAGHGLNAATGEYEDLLAAGINDPVKVTRSALQNAASIAALFLTTEAVVADKPEKAAPAADPTGGMGGMDF, encoded by the coding sequence ATGGCCAAGATCATCGCGTTCGACGAAGAGGCCCGTCGCGGCCTCGAGCGTGGCCTCAACAGCCTCGCCGACGCAGTCAAGGTGACGTTGGGCCCCAAGGGTCGCAACGTCGTTCTCGAGAAGAAGTGGGGCGCTCCCACGATCACCAACGATGGTGTGTCCATCGCCAAGGAGATCGAGCTCGAGGATCCGTACGAGAAGATCGGCGCCGAGCTGGTCAAGGAAGTTGCCAAGAAGACCGACGACGTCGCGGGTGACGGCACCACCACCGCTACCGTGCTCGCCCAGGCGCTCGTCCGCGAGGGTCTGCGCAACGTTGCTGCGGGTGCCAACCCCCTCGGCCTGAAGCGCGGCATCGAGAAGGCCGTCGAGGCCGTCACCGCCAAGCTGCTCGACACCGCCAAGGAGGTCGAGACCAAGGAGCAGATCGCTGCCACCGCCGGTATCTCGGCCGGTGATTCCGCGATCGGTGAGCTCATCGCCGAGGCCATCGACAAGGTGGGCAAGGAAGGCGTCATCACCGTCGAGGAGTCGAACACCTTCGGCCTCCAGCTCGAGCTGACCGAGGGCATGCGCTTCGACAAGGGCTACATCTCCCTCTACTTCGCCACCGACGCCGAGCGTCAGGAGGCGGTTCTCGAGGATCCGTACATCCTGCTCGTCAGCTCCAAGATCTCCTCGGTCAAGGACCTGCTGCCGCTGCTCGAGAAGGTCATCCAGTCGGGCAAGCCGCTGCTGATCATCGCCGAGGACGTCGAGGGTGAGGCTCTGTCCACCCTGGTCCTCAACAAGATCCGTGGCACCTTCAAGTCGGTCGCCGTCAAGGCTCCGGGCTTCGGTGACCGCCGCAAGGCCATGCTCGCCGACATCGCCATCCTCACCGGTGGCGAGGTCATCAGCGAAGAGGTCGGCCTCTCCCTCGAGACCGCCGGCATCGAGCTGCTCGGCCAGGCCCGCAAGGTCGTCGTCACCAAGGACGAGACCACCATCGTCGAGGGCGCGGGCGACCCCGACGCCATCGCCGGCCGCGTCAACCAGATCCGCGCCGAGATCGAGGCGTCGGATTCGGACTACGATCGCGAGAAGCTGCAGGAGCGCCTCGCCAAGCTGGCCGGCGGCGTCGCCGTCATCAAGGCCGGTGCTGCGACCGAGGTCGAGCTCAAGGAGCGCAAGCACCGCATCGAGGACGCCGTCCGCAACGCGAAGGCTGCCGTCGAGGAGGGCATCGTCGCCGGTGGTGGCGTGGCCCTGCTGCAGGCCGCTCCGGTTCTCGACGACCTCAAGCTGGAGGGTGACGAGGCCACCGGTGCCAACATCGTCAAGGTCGCCCTCGAGGCTCCGCTGAAGCAGATCGCCTTCAACGCCGGCCTCGAGCCCGGCGTCGTCGCTGAGAAGGTCCGCAACCTCGAGGCCGGCCACGGCCTCAACGCTGCGACCGGAGAGTACGAGGACCTGCTCGCTGCGGGCATCAACGACCCGGTCAAGGTCACCCGCTCGGCGCTGCAGAACGCTGCGTCGATCGCGGCTCTGTTCCTGACCACCGAGGCCGTCGTCGCCGACAAGCCGGAGAAGGCTGCCCCCGCGGCCGATCCGACCGGCGGCATGGGCGGCATGGACTTCTGA
- a CDS encoding ABC transporter ATP-binding protein → MTPKTDPVLSLRNFSVSFRSSEGTVPAVADVDLDLYPGELLALVGESGSGKSALTMGMIGLNRGPGTTVGGRATFGDTDLVTATEKDLRAIRGSEIAVVFQDSLSALNPIQKVGAQIVEMLRLHSALGRREARARAVELLDAVGIVDPEGAYRSYPHEFSGGMRQRVMIAMALANDPRVLVADEPTTALDVTIQQQVLRLIKRLQRETGSSVILVTHDLGVVAEVADRVAVMYAGRIVEIGTVDEVVGNPRHPYTRGLLESRTPVHGPRLTRLPAIGGDPIRGAERPDGCAFAPRCSLATPDCDHGIPLLLPADSPPGHLDACLTNRVKVPAHA, encoded by the coding sequence GTGACGCCGAAAACGGATCCCGTCCTGTCCCTGCGCAACTTCTCGGTGTCCTTCCGCTCGTCGGAGGGCACGGTGCCGGCGGTCGCGGACGTCGACCTCGACCTGTACCCCGGTGAACTGCTCGCCCTCGTCGGCGAATCCGGTTCGGGGAAGTCCGCTCTCACGATGGGAATGATCGGCCTCAACCGTGGGCCGGGCACCACCGTCGGCGGACGCGCGACCTTCGGGGACACCGACCTCGTCACCGCCACCGAGAAGGACCTGCGTGCCATCCGCGGCTCCGAGATCGCGGTGGTCTTCCAGGACTCGCTGTCGGCGCTGAACCCCATCCAGAAGGTGGGCGCACAGATCGTCGAGATGCTGCGTCTGCACAGCGCTCTCGGACGTCGCGAGGCGCGGGCCCGCGCCGTGGAACTGCTCGACGCGGTGGGCATCGTGGACCCCGAGGGCGCCTACCGGTCCTATCCCCACGAGTTCTCCGGCGGCATGCGCCAGCGCGTGATGATCGCGATGGCCCTCGCCAACGATCCCCGTGTCCTCGTCGCCGACGAACCCACCACCGCTCTGGACGTGACGATCCAACAGCAGGTCCTGCGGCTGATCAAGCGTCTGCAACGCGAGACCGGATCGTCGGTGATCCTGGTGACCCACGACCTCGGCGTGGTCGCCGAGGTCGCCGACCGGGTCGCCGTCATGTACGCCGGGCGGATCGTCGAGATCGGCACCGTCGACGAGGTGGTCGGCAACCCTCGCCACCCCTACACCCGCGGACTGCTCGAATCCCGCACCCCCGTGCACGGACCGCGCCTCACCCGGCTGCCGGCCATCGGCGGCGACCCGATCCGCGGGGCCGAGCGGCCCGACGGGTGCGCCTTCGCGCCGCGGTGCAGTCTGGCGACTCCGGACTGCGACCACGGGATCCCGCTCCTGCTGCCCGCCGACTCGCCCCCGGGGCACCTCGATGCGTGCCTGACGAACCGAGTGAAGGTACCCGCCCATGCTTGA
- a CDS encoding amidohydrolase yields the protein MCGDVRPAAGTRTAEAVCIVDGTVTAIGSIAEVTAAAPQGIRTVHHDGVIAPAFVDSHVHVMWLGRAAGRLRLDDCTSIPQVLDRIRAAASGLPRSSWLLGSAGFDETSLEERRLPTLAELDEAAGGRPMLLDRRGHDGLASSAALHCAGIRDDSPDPVGGHFGRDADGHLTGELVEHGAVAVVSAVVPAPTESQRRGWIRAGLDELVRVGVTCAADPALGIDELAAYRDLYASEDPPVRIVVFPHAPDGSDPEHFRKQVESVGIPEDPDARLSLGPVKLFVDGGGMLGTALRHDPWPGTDSCGVQSTSTDTLERYIAWAAQRRSGLALHTVGPAAVELVLDLLRRPVATGVLPSWAGTGTHLIHAYLEHRAEFAAQAAELGVGVAAQPALSGAAVPSIRNRLGEPAAATLGRLEDWLAHGVVVGGGSDAPGPELSPAAGMALAVGEIGAEAAWRLHTTGAAALLGRAGGCLVPGGPGDLVLLADDPLTAPDDRMTEPDFVRGTVASGRFTTIG from the coding sequence GTGTGCGGGGACGTCCGACCGGCCGCGGGCACCCGCACCGCCGAGGCGGTGTGCATCGTCGACGGAACGGTGACGGCGATCGGTTCGATCGCCGAGGTGACCGCGGCTGCGCCGCAGGGGATCCGCACGGTGCACCACGACGGGGTGATCGCACCCGCCTTCGTCGACTCCCATGTCCACGTCATGTGGCTCGGGCGCGCCGCCGGCCGACTGCGGCTCGACGACTGCACCTCGATCCCGCAGGTACTCGACCGTATCCGTGCCGCCGCGTCCGGCCTGCCCCGGTCCTCCTGGCTGCTCGGCAGTGCCGGTTTCGACGAGACGTCCCTCGAGGAACGGCGTCTGCCGACCCTCGCGGAACTCGACGAGGCCGCCGGCGGGCGCCCGATGCTCCTCGACCGGCGGGGCCACGACGGGCTCGCCAGCTCGGCTGCGCTGCACTGCGCCGGGATCCGGGACGACTCACCGGATCCGGTGGGCGGGCACTTCGGCCGTGACGCCGACGGGCACCTCACCGGTGAACTCGTCGAACACGGTGCCGTGGCCGTGGTCTCGGCGGTCGTCCCGGCTCCGACCGAGTCGCAGCGCCGTGGATGGATCCGTGCCGGTCTGGACGAACTCGTCCGCGTCGGCGTCACCTGCGCGGCCGACCCCGCGCTGGGGATCGACGAACTCGCCGCCTACCGGGACCTGTACGCGAGCGAGGACCCGCCCGTCCGCATCGTCGTGTTCCCCCACGCCCCGGACGGGAGCGACCCCGAACACTTCCGGAAGCAGGTCGAATCCGTCGGTATCCCGGAGGATCCGGACGCCCGGTTGTCCCTCGGGCCCGTCAAGCTGTTCGTCGACGGTGGGGGAATGCTCGGCACAGCCCTGCGCCACGATCCCTGGCCCGGAACCGACAGTTGCGGGGTGCAGTCCACGTCGACGGACACCCTCGAGCGCTACATCGCGTGGGCCGCGCAGCGCCGCAGCGGTCTGGCCCTGCACACCGTCGGACCCGCCGCGGTGGAACTGGTGCTCGACCTGCTCCGCCGGCCCGTCGCCACCGGGGTCCTCCCGTCCTGGGCCGGGACGGGCACGCACCTCATCCACGCCTATCTCGAGCACCGCGCCGAGTTCGCGGCACAGGCAGCCGAACTCGGTGTCGGGGTCGCCGCACAACCCGCGCTCAGCGGCGCGGCTGTGCCCTCGATCCGCAACCGTCTCGGCGAACCCGCCGCGGCCACGCTCGGCCGCCTCGAGGACTGGCTCGCCCACGGCGTCGTCGTCGGAGGCGGATCGGACGCCCCCGGCCCGGAGCTGTCTCCGGCAGCGGGAATGGCCCTGGCCGTCGGCGAGATCGGGGCCGAGGCGGCCTGGAGACTGCACACCACCGGCGCCGCGGCGCTCCTCGGCAGGGCCGGTGGATGCCTCGTCCCCGGCGGGCCGGGGGATCTCGTACTGCTCGCCGACGACCCTCTCACCGCTCCCGACGACCGGATGACCGAACCGGATTTCGTGCGCGGCACCGTGGCGTCCGGGCGGTTCACGACCATCGGATGA
- a CDS encoding ABC transporter permease, whose amino-acid sequence MTVTQPVATGLTAPPAIPAEKAALPSRRDRSGVGIAVLKRIALVPPMLLAITTFVFLAMRLMPGSPASSLATNGTQGLTSAEIEANTALINEQLGLDRPLWQQYVDFLRSFVTFDLGSSYYGGNDVANLLWTALPATLELAVAAMFLAVLIGVAGGIVAALTKDTWIDTGIRALSTLTFALPWFALGVASIYLFGVVLGWLPVLGRMPSSLDYTPTTNFVLLDAILQNRPDLVMPWIEHLVLPATTLAISMAGFFTRMARTAVLDVRGEDFIRTARMKGASESRIVFRHLLPNASLPIVTALGIQFGSLIGGAVITESVFSYPGIGNLLVSSVIQRDYLVVQGAVLAIATVFILVNLVVDLIQIAIDPRLRKGMS is encoded by the coding sequence ATGACAGTGACCCAACCGGTTGCCACCGGACTCACCGCCCCGCCCGCGATCCCGGCCGAGAAGGCCGCCCTCCCGTCCCGCCGGGACCGCAGCGGGGTGGGGATCGCCGTACTCAAGCGCATCGCGCTCGTTCCGCCGATGCTGCTGGCGATCACGACCTTCGTGTTCCTCGCGATGCGCCTGATGCCGGGCTCACCGGCATCCTCGCTCGCCACCAACGGAACCCAGGGCCTGACCTCCGCCGAGATCGAGGCCAACACCGCCCTGATCAACGAACAGCTCGGGCTGGACCGGCCGCTGTGGCAGCAGTACGTCGACTTCCTGCGCTCGTTCGTCACCTTCGATCTCGGCTCGTCGTACTACGGCGGCAACGACGTCGCGAACCTGCTGTGGACCGCGCTGCCCGCGACCCTCGAACTGGCCGTGGCCGCGATGTTCCTCGCCGTCCTCATCGGGGTGGCGGGCGGCATCGTCGCCGCCCTGACGAAGGACACCTGGATCGACACCGGCATCCGCGCGCTGTCCACCCTCACCTTCGCGTTGCCGTGGTTCGCGCTCGGTGTCGCGTCGATCTACCTGTTCGGTGTGGTGCTGGGGTGGCTGCCGGTGCTCGGCCGCATGCCGTCCTCCCTCGACTACACCCCGACCACCAATTTCGTTCTGCTCGATGCGATCCTGCAGAACCGTCCCGATCTCGTGATGCCCTGGATCGAGCATCTCGTCCTGCCCGCGACGACACTGGCGATCTCCATGGCCGGTTTCTTCACCCGCATGGCCCGGACCGCGGTGCTCGACGTCCGCGGTGAGGACTTCATCCGCACCGCCCGGATGAAGGGTGCCTCCGAGTCCCGCATCGTGTTCCGGCACCTGCTGCCCAACGCGTCTCTGCCGATCGTCACCGCGCTCGGTATCCAGTTCGGTTCGCTCATCGGCGGCGCCGTCATCACCGAGTCGGTGTTCTCCTATCCCGGCATCGGAAACCTGTTGGTGTCGTCGGTGATCCAGCGGGACTACCTCGTCGTCCAGGGCGCGGTCCTCGCGATCGCGACCGTGTTCATCCTCGTCAACCTCGTCGTGGATCTGATCCAGATCGCGATCGATCCCCGCCTGCGGAAGGGAATGTCGTGA